A genomic segment from Aspergillus chevalieri M1 DNA, chromosome 7, nearly complete sequence encodes:
- the pld3 gene encoding phospholipase D (COG:I;~EggNog:ENOG410PG35;~InterPro:IPR016555,IPR025202,IPR015679,IPR001736, IPR001683;~PFAM:PF00614,PF13091;~TransMembrane:1 (o1737-1757i);~go_function: GO:0003824 - catalytic activity [Evidence IEA];~go_function: GO:0004630 - phospholipase D activity [Evidence IEA];~go_function: GO:0035091 - phosphatidylinositol binding [Evidence IEA];~go_process: GO:0006654 - phosphatidic acid biosynthetic process [Evidence IEA];~go_process: GO:0048017 - inositol lipid-mediated signaling [Evidence IEA]), translating into MADSSIITNPEATVHRPDMKKPDPIPPSNSNAPGVASPVPSPATDAKSRPSSFKNDLGRDGTIERAGGGSGIIKENDENGEADRLDMVTALGDRSEPLNTRPPNHSGDGLPGHRHHSSLPGNPSSSRRPSVQFTRDASDNELPSELPHSRPSSVLGEDADPTSKGKQSIFTKLKAFAASPSFASHSRSASGATIGESRTMAGDLATPGSERGEFRFPDTLEEEGSDIDADAEESAGEQRTRLRKKKKQPRRRQQPPENDSAPGTAPTTPRTSRPSFNRYGSFTPFENYRHNFFPRRASAADIHQQREGVSEDEGRDRLNRNRAMRRRSAWLANARGLSYGLGANAEERRSGNLRRFAGLAGPSENSENLAARRRNRGDRGSSLSTQRWKQIKAGLKLIGQRRKADNTVDHAKSAELLAELTSGVPAALILASMFQRDEHGSKRIPILLEQLKVRVTDSRIDSNSGDRHLVFRIELEYGSGMTRMKWIIHRTLRDLANLHLKYKLHFGTQKYIQLRNPEGGHTRLPRFPRSAFPYLRGVRGLESEMEDEEDEVGYETEANATSGNERGGKKKKQNQQQSSRRSSAALSRKKSNATNPQEGENTAAEAGPANKKESYPEKQRKKLEAYLQKMIRFLIFRPDSNRLCKFLELSALGVRLAAEGSYHGKEGFLIIQSSKGLDFRRALTPAMVKKRHSPKWFLVRHSYVVCVDSPEEMNIYDVFLVDPFFKMQTQKISLRNQKAKELAKSAKESARHPQHHTLRLENSERKMRLLARNERQLTQFEDSIRFMVSNTPWARPNRFDSFAPVRHKCFAQWLVDGRDHMWMVSRAINQAKDVIYIHDWWLSPELYMRRPAAISQKWRLDRLLQRKAREGVKIFVIMYRNINSAIPIDSEYSKFSLLDLHPNVFVQRSPNQFRQNTFFWAHHEKLCIIDHTLAFVGGIDLCFGRWDTPQHQLTDDKQTGFETADMPKDADHCQLWPGKDYSNPRIQDFYELDKPYEEMYDRNTIPRMPWHDISMHVVGQPARDLTRHFVQRWNYILRQRKPTRPTPFLLPPPDFDPRDLEALGLDGSSEVQILRSSSMWSTGTPEVTEHSIMNAYVKLIEESEHFVYIENQFFVSTCEIDGRKIENLIGDALVERITRAAKNGEAWRAVIVIPLMPGFQNTVDSEGGTSVRLIMQCQYRSICRGETSIFGRLRALGIEPEEYIQFFSLRTWGKIGDQSQLVTEQLYIHAKCMVVDDRAAIIGSANINERSMLGSRDSEVAAVVRDTNMIWSTMNGQPYLVGRFPHTLRMRLMREHLGIDVDELLEHDIAAEEEKQMFEMAEGNSKAPEAREDAETAAMMLEKQDERDMIERRHQMQDEFLSRSEDMHSFNHDIDWEQGNNPNLKTSKKMTTDARVTQNAEHRKDVDGDGPDRLNSATQAGLGDARDSKFVDSRKEVLVSPVSAEGKGSLQQPRQTGQPQPPQVAPNEELQEQAAPASPETGSALSPIIEGLPSVLRPSSASNVDVESSHSGAALGSKERYDAAKYPQPLSSELKHIFVDKDCMRDPVTDIFYLDTWQAVAEKNTKIYRSVFRCMPDSEVKSWKEYKEYATYGERFAEMQSQHSAKAFQPPQQRASGPPGADAATTTPAKPPQPNTELVDKKGSQSPDEKSSHNQEPINEKSHDHGTSADDLEKSQSNPPPLVDYSDALNRNATLSRKRRRRATTLGSKRDFLASDEVMDKERSEELLHKVQGHLILWPYDWFASLVMNVFLGVLILTDSRLEKEEQGGNWLYALDQISPLEI; encoded by the coding sequence ATGGCCGACTCGTCAATTATAACGAATCCTGAAGCCACTGTCCACCGGCCGGATATGAAAAAGCCAGATCCAATACCGCCTTCGAATTCCAATGCCCCCGGGGTAGCATCGCCAGTGCCTTCTCCTGCAACCGACGCCAAAAGTCGCCCTTCATCGTTCAAAAATGACTTGGGACGGGATGGGACGATTGAACGCGCTGGGGGAGGCAGCGGTATCATCAAAGAGAACGATGAAAATGGAGAGGCTGACCGTTTGGACATGGTAACGGCCCTGGGGGACAGGTCCGAGCCACTGAACACTCGGCCGCCAAACCACTCGGGCGATGGACTGCCTGGGCACAGGCATCATTCCTCACTGCCCGGAAATCCCTCCTCATCCCGTCGTCCAAGCGTGCAATTCACTCGTGACGCCTCCGATAATGAACTCCCTTCAGAGTTACCCCACTCCAGGCCCTCATCTGTCTTAGGAGAAGATGCAGATCCGACATCGAAGGGAAAACAGTCGATTTTTACGAAATTAAAAGCCTTCGCAGCTTCGCCTTCCTTTGCCTCACACTCTCGTTCGGCCAGTGGTGCGACTATCGGCGAGTCTCGAACAATGGCCGGGGATTTAGCAACCCCAGGCTCCGAAAGAGGGGAATTTCGGTTCCCAGACACAttggaggaagaaggaagtgATATTGATGCTGACGCCGAGGAAAGTGCTGGGGAGCAGCGCACACGCTTgcggaagaaaaagaagcaaccACGCCGCCGACAGCAGCCACCGGAGAACGATTCGGCCCCTGGAACCGCTCCTACGACACCTAGAACAAGTCGGCCTTCATTTAACCGATACGGTTCTTTTACTCCTTTCGAGAACTACCGCCACAACTTTTTCCCTCGAAGAGCAAGTGCTGCTGACATCCACCAACAGCGCGAGGGTGTGTCGGAGGATGAGGGACGTGACCGCCTTAATAGAAACCGCGCCATGAGACGAAGGAGTGCCTGGCTCGCCAATGCTCGTGGCTTGAGCTACGGGCTGGGTGCGAATGCAGAGGAAAGACGGTCGGGTAACCTGAGGCGATTCGCCGGATTGGCGGGCCCTTCTGAAAACTCAGAGAACCTTGCGGCACGCCGGCGCAATCGTGGTGACCGCGGCTCTAGTCTTAGCACCCAAAGATGGAAGCAGATCAAGGCTGGATTAAAGCTTATCGGACAGCGTCGCAAGGCCGACAATACGGTTGACCATGCCAAATCAGCGGAACTACTAGCAGAGCTAACCTCTGGGGTGCCGGCCGCCCTGATTTTAGCTAGCATGTTCCAACGAGACGAACACGGTAGCAAGCGTATCCCAATCCTGCTTGAACAACTAAAGGTCCGCGTTACAGATAGCCGTATCGATTCCAATTCGGGTGACCGTCACCTGGTTTTCCGAATCGAACTCGAATATGGCAGCGGCATGACACGGATGAAATGGATCATCCACCGAACCCTACGGGATCTTGCCAATCTGCATCTGAAATACAAGCTTCACTTCGGAACACAAAAATATATTCAATTACGGAATCCTGAAGGGGGGCATACTCGTCTCCCACGCTTTCCTCGGAGCGCGTTCCCCTATTTGCGTGGAGTTCGTGGATTGGAAAGTGAGatggaggatgaagaggatgaagttGGCTACGAGACAGAAGCCAATGCCACTAGTGGTAACGAGAGGggtgggaagaagaagaaacaaaatCAGCAACAGTCATCGCGACGATCGTCCGCTGCCTTATCCCGCAAGAAGTCCAACGCCACCAATCCGCAGGAGGGTGAGAACACAGCAGCGGAAGCAGGCCCTGCCAACAAGAAGGAATCTTATCCAGAGAAACAACGGAAGAAGCTCGAGGCTTATCTTCAGAAGATGATCCGGTTCCTAATCTTCCGGCCAGACAGCAATCGTCTGTGCAAGTTTTTGGAGTTATCGGCATTGGGTGTTCGTCTCGCAGCTGAAGGCAGTTACCACGGCAAGGAAGGGTTCTTGATCATTCAGTCATCCAAGGGCTTGGATTTCCGCCGGGCTCTTACGCCAGCCATGGTGAAGAAACGTCATTCCCCTAAATGGTTCCTAGTGAGACACAGCTACGTGGTTTGCGTCGACTCACCCGAAGAGATGAATATCTACGATGTCTTCCTGGTCGATCCTTTCTTCAAGATGCAGACACAAAAGATCAGCTTGCGAAACCAGAAAGCGAAGGAGCTGGCAAAGTCTGCAAAAGAATCAGCCAGACACCCGCAACATCACACCCTGAGACTTGAGAACTCGGAGCGAAAGATGAGACTGCTGGCCAGAAATGAACGTCAGCTAACCCAGTTCGAAGATTCAATCCGGTTCATGGTGAGCAACACTCCATGGGCCAGGCCAAATCGCTTTGACAGCTTTGCTCCTGTCCGTCACAAATGTTTCGCACAATGGCTTGTTGATGGGCGTGACCACATGTGGATGGTTTCGCGAGCGATCAACCAGGCCAAGGATGTTATCTACATCCACGACTGGTGGCTGAGTCCCGAGCTCTACATGCGACGGCCAGCGGCGATCAGTCAGAAATGGCGTCTGGATCGTCTTCTGCAGCGCAAGGCCCGTGAAGGGGTGAAGATTTTTGTCATCATGTACCGAAACATCAACTCTGCTATTCCGATCGACTCGGAATACTCCAAGTTTTCTCTTCTGGATCTGCACCCGAACGTCTTCGTGCAGAGATCTCCGAACCAGTTCCGGCAGAACACTTTCTTCTGGGCTCACCACGAGAAGCTGTGCATCATCGATCACACCCTGGCTTTTGTTGGCGGAATTGACTTGTGTTTTGGAAGATGGGATACTCCCCAACACCAACTCACGGACGATAAGCAGACGGGTTTTGAGACGGCTGACATGCCCAAGGACGCAGACCATTGCCAACTCTGGCCCGGAAAAGACTATTCCAACCCGCGTATTCAAGACTTCTACGAGCTCGACAAGCCATACGAAGAGATGTATGACCGCAATACGATACCTAGAATGCCGTGGCACGATATTTCCATGCATGTTGTTGGCCAACCAGCCAGAGATCTCACCCGGCATTTCGTGCAACGATGGAACTACATCCTACGACAGAGAAAGCCGACTCGCCCGACCCCCTTCTTGTTGCCCCCGCCAGATTTCGATCCCAGGGACTTGGAAGCCCTTGGCCTGGATGGATCTAGCGAAGTCCAGATCCTGCGTTCTAGTAGCATGTGGTCGACTGGAACACCTGAAGTTACGGAACACAGTATCATGAATGCCTATGTTAAGCTGATCGAAGAATCCGAGCATTTCGTCTACATCGAGAATCAGTTCTTCGTCAGCACATGTGAGATCGATGGCAGGAAGATCGAAAACCTTATTGGAGATGCTCTGGTGGAAAGGATTACCCGAGCAGCCAAGAACGGTGAAGCATGGCGCGCTGTCATCGTCATTCCACTAATGCCCGGTTTCCAGAATACCGTGGATAGCGAAGGTGGAACGAGTGTCCGCCTTATCATGCAATGTCAATATCGAAGCATCTGCCGTGGAGAGACCTCGATATTCGGGCGGCTCCGTGCCCTAGGAATTGAGCCCGAAGAATACATACAATTCTTCAGTCTTCGAACCTGGGGCAAGATTGGTGACCAGAGCCAGCTTGTCACGGAGCAGCTCTATATCCATGCCAAGTGTATGGTGGTGGACGATCGGGCTGCGATCATTGGGTCAGCCAATATCAATGAGCGGTCTATGCTTGGATCGCGGGATTCAGAGGTAGCGGCAGTCGTGCGTGACACGAATATGATCTGGTCTACCATGAATGGTCAGCCTTACCTTGTCGGGCGGTTCCCGCACACACTTCGTATGCGTCTGATGAGAGAGCATTTGGGCATCGATGTCGATGAATTGTTGGAGCATGATATtgctgctgaagaagagaagcaaATGTTTGAAATGGCGGAGGGAAACTCGAAGGCTCCCGAAGCCAGAGAGGATGCTGAAACCGCGGCTATGATGTTAGAAAAGCAGGATGAACGGGATATGATTGAACGTCGCCATCAGATGCAAGACGAGTTCCTTTCTCGGTCCGAGGACATGCATAGTTTCAACCACGACATCGATTGGGAGCAAGGCAACAACCCGAATCTCAAAACCAGCAAGAAAATGACCACTGATGCGAGAGTCACACAGAATGCTGAGCACAGGAAAGATGTCGATGGTGATGGTCCCGATCGCCTAAACTCCGCTACACAAGCCGGCCTAGGGGATGCACGCGATTCCAAGTTTGTCGACAGCCGCAAGGAAGTTCTGGTATCGCCTGTCTCGGCTGAAGGAAAGGGCAGTCTACAGCAACCCAGGCAAACGGGACAGCCACAACCCCCACAAGTTGCTCCCAACGAGGAATTGCAAGAACAGGCTGCTCCAGCTTCCCCGGAGACCGGATCAGCATTGTCTCCTATCATAGAAGGACTACCCAGTGTACTGCGTCCAAGCTCGGCATCGAACGTTGACGTTGAAAGCAGCCACAGTGGTGCTGCGCTGGGCTCGAAAGAAAGATACGATGCTGCAAAATACCCACAGCCTCTTTCGTCAGAATTGAAGCATATCTTCGTGGACAAGGACTGTATGAGAGACCCAGTGACTGATATCTTCTACCTGGACACCTGGCAAGCTGTAGCTGAgaagaacaccaagatcTATCGAAGTGTGTTCCGTTGCATGCCAGACAGTGAGGTGAAGTCCTGGAAGGAGTACAAAGAATATGCCACGTATGGAGAGCGCTTTGCAGAGATGCAAAGCCAGCACAGTGCCAAAGCATTTCAGCCACCGCAGCAGCGAGCAAGTGGTCCTCCCGGTGCGGATGCAGCCACGACGACACCCGCCAAACCTCCTCAGCCTAACACTGAACTCGTCGACAAAAAGGGATCTCAGTCCCCGGACGAAAAGTCTTCCCATAACCAAGAGCCTATCAATGAAAAGTCACATGATCATGGAACAAGTGCCGACGACCTTGAGAAGTCACAGTCAAACCCGCCGCCGCTAGTTGACTACTCGGATGCTTTGAATCGCAACGCAACACTATCACGGAAGCGGAGACGAAGGGCGACGACGCTTGGCTCGAAGCGGGATTTCCTTGCGTCGGATGAGGTGATGGATAAGGAACGATCAGAGGAATTGTTGCACAAGGTCCAGGGACATCTGATTCTTTGGCCTTATGACTGGTTCGCTTCCCTTGTTATGAACGTGTTTCTAGGAGTTCTAATACTAACTGATTCCAGgcttgagaaagaagagcaGGGTGGGAACTGGCTCTATGCACTTGATCAGATCTCGCCCCTGGAGATTTAG
- a CDS encoding uncharacterized protein (COG:S;~EggNog:ENOG410PMDM;~InterPro:IPR029058) has translation MTDTDPLKTFDSTSPSAPPQISEKSYPIAGILTTVFGLDELPPQTTDVACLWLLHPRLATKDRMTGIAQSAIADWNRRIAGSQQPAKGLIAVSFDQRNHGTRLVDTQGNESWKKGNPRHAQDMFSVFQGTARDTSVLMDYLPSFVFPKSDRKIVENLVLGVSLGGHATWSCLLHEPRVSAGVVVIGCPDYVNLMADRARLSKLPEWTSTDPAGAQFLGSEAFPTSLLDTVSKYDPASLFFSHTSVKSTAPGPRREGPLPEPTESEKESLRALLTRTIAGKKILNLSGGVDKLVPYHRGEVFLTWLKKAIGPDGWFADGAVSLEDVIDENAGHEVTPKMVDEAVRFISETLAASNDGSKGSGSVRESKI, from the exons ATGACAGACACTGACCCCCTCAAGACCTTCGATTCCACTTCCCCCTCCGCTCCTCCACAAATATCCGAAAAGTCCTATCCTATCGCTGGCATCCTTACCACCGTCTTTGGTCTCGATGAACTCCCTCCCCAAACGACCGATGTGGCCTGTCTGTGGCTTCTACACCCTAGACTGGCGACCAAGGACCGCATGACGGGCATCGCTCAGTCAGCTATCGCAGACTGGAACCGCAGGATTGCAGGCTCACAGCAACCTGCTAAGGGACTGATTGCTGTCTCTTTTGACCAGAGGAACCATGGGACGAGATTGGTGGATACGCAGGGTAATGAGTCGTGGAAGAAGGGCAATCCTCGTCATGCGCAGGACATGTTCTCCGTTTTCC AGGGTACGGCGCGGGATACCTCGGTGCTAATGGACTACCTCCCATCATTCGTTTTCCCTAAATCAGACCGCAAGATCGTTGAGAACCTGGTGCTTGGTGTTTCCCTCGGAGGCCACGCGACATGGAGCTGCCTGCTTCATGAACCCCGAGTCAGTGCCGGTGTCGTAGTTATTGGCTGCCCCGACTACGTCAACCTCATGGCAGACCGTGCGCGACTATCCAAATTACCGGAATGGACCAGCACTGACCCTGCGGGCGCTCAGTTCCTGGGATCTGAGGCATTCCCTACGTCTCTTTTAGACACCGTCTCCAAGTATGACCCGGCCAGCCTGTTCTTCAGCCACACCAGCGTTAAGTCTACGGCACCCGGACCCCGGCGTGAGGGACCCCTGCCGGAGCCAACTGAATCGGAGAAGGAGTCCCTGCGTGCGCTGTTGACCCGTACAATCGCCGGCAAAAAGATTCTCAACTTGTCCGGGGGAGTGGACAAGTTGGTGCCATACCATCGTGGTGAGGTTTTCCTTACCtggttgaagaaggccattGGTCCCGATGGCTGGTTCGCGGATGGCGCAGTCTCGCTGGAGGACGTTATCGATGAGAACGCCGGACACGAAGTCACCCCGAAGATGGTTGACGAGGCTGTTCGCTTTATTAGCGAGACCCTGGCGGCCAGCAACGACGGTTCAAAGGGCTCTGGTTCGGTGCGGGAATCTAAGATTTAA
- the RPL28 gene encoding 60S ribosomal protein uL15 (COG:J;~EggNog:ENOG410PMZG;~InterPro:IPR036227,IPR001196,IPR021131,IPR030878;~PFAM:PF00828;~go_component: GO:0005840 - ribosome [Evidence IEA];~go_component: GO:0015934 - large ribosomal subunit [Evidence IEA];~go_function: GO:0003735 - structural constituent of ribosome [Evidence IEA];~go_process: GO:0006412 - translation [Evidence IEA]), whose amino-acid sequence MPTRFSKTRKSRGHVSAGYGRIGKHRKHPGGRGMAGGQHHHRTNLDKYHPGYFGKVGMRYFHKTNQQFWKPTINLDKLWSLVPAEKRDAYVSGQKTDTAPVIDLLPLGYSKVLGKGRVPEIPIVVRARYFSRDAEQKIKEAGGVVELVA is encoded by the exons ATGCCTACCCGTTTCTCGAAGACAAGAAAATC CCGCGGTCATGTGTCGGCCGGTTACGGTCGCATTGGCAAGCACCGCAAGCACCCCGGTGGTCGCGGTATGGCCGGTGGtcagcaccaccaccgcactAACCTTGACAAGTACCACCCCGGTTACTTCGGTAAGGTTGGTATGAGATACTTCCACAAGACCAACCAGCAGTTCTGGAAGCCTACCATCAACCTCGACAAG CTCTGGAGCCTCGTCCCCGCCGAGAAGCGTGACGCCTACGTTAGCGGCCAGAAGACCGACACCGCCCCCGTTATCGACCTCCTTCCCCTCGGTTACTCGAAGGTCCTCGGCAAGGGCCGTGTCCCTGAGATCCCGATCGTTGTCCGTGCCCGCTACTTCTCCCGGGATGCCGAGCAGAAGATCAAGGAGGCTGGTGGTGTTGTCGAGCTTGTGGCTTAA
- a CDS encoding putative chitin synthase activator (Chs3) (COG:M,O,T;~EggNog:ENOG410PGIR;~InterPro:IPR013026,IPR019734,IPR011990,IPR006597;~PFAM:PF08238;~go_function: GO:0005515 - protein binding [Evidence IEA]), with translation MMNRPPQGRGQPRLGATWYPGGQDDFYMPEVISPSPQRVMPEVPQTMQHNIAHLEHEARNPHRSQYGQVQYDRAQYPQRTSSAAVVHGPQSSSGYDAGVYEQSVVYDTMDQPNFSPFPILRNPPPNVPPTDEQREASLETARMAVLSSNDPEMQLAWAQDALAYVEVAIQNEARLALVEPPRPQTPPVEHQLKADAMNIVRFLADQFHPKADFIRGMWREFGKFGFAVDKKEAFRAYSRAAEKGYARAEYRIGMQFESAGEPEKAIRHYRKGVNLGDSASYYRLGMMMLLGQHGQSQDYQMGLDYIHYAAESCDENAPQGAYVYGMLLARELNQVSVPEQFLPLDLNAARVNIEKAAYHGFAKAQVKIGAAYELCQLGCDFNPALSLHYNALAARQGEPEAEMAISKWFLCGHEGVFEKNDELAFKYAQRAAQSGFPTAEFALGYFYEVGICVPVDIKEARSWYSKAAASGNKDATNRIDSISRSKTLSKKDHEKVAIARIKSRYGSQRPGNLGPTPENIEMPDPSKMSLSDNSPASSAAPYPDRPSSRARPPYGAAMPDPRPSSAFTINPNIRANAPPYNRAASYGAGPMGHRQPSGTRTPTTATAPTSPSSMRSPSATPKLDVGYSAPLESPGADPRRRPPRLDGAPDRKPARTPVSPPSQGSVASPRPAISSPSAASFSSQSVQTPAKESAPSTPKPPTSSSSTSASQKPGLPGKGPKTFEEMGVPTVQKDNDCIVM, from the exons ATGATGAACAGACCGCCGCAAGGTCGTGGTCAGCCACGACTTGGTGCTACATGGTATCCAGGGGGTCAGGATGACTTCTACATGCCGGAAGTCATATCCCCCTCTCCTCAGAG GGTCATGCCTGAAGTGCCCCAGACCATGCAGCACAACATCGCCCACCTCGAACACGAAGCGCGCAACCCGCACCGCAGTCAGTACGGGCAAGTACAATACGACCGGGCGCAGTACCCTCAGCGGACCTCTTCCGCCGCCGTCGTTCACGGACCTCAGTCATCTTCAGGTTACGATGCTGGTGTCTATGAACAGTCTGTTGTCTATGACACGATGGATCAGCCCAATTTCTCTCCGTTCCCCATTTTGCGCAACCCGCCGCCAAATGTCCCTCCCACCGACGAGCAGAGAGAAGCAAGTCTAGAGACTGCTAGGATGGCGGTTTTGTCTTCGAACGACCCGGAGATGCAGCTGGCCTGGGCGCAGGACGCGCTGGCATATGTCGAGGTCGCGATACAGAATGAGGCCCGTCTGGCACTGGTTGAACCTCCGCGCCCCCAGACGCCGCCAGTAGAGCATCAGCTCAAGGCCGATGCCATGAACATCGTGCGATTTTTGGCGGACCAGTTCCACCCCAAGGCCGACTTCATCAGAGGCATGTGGCGTGAATTTGGCAAGTTTGGCTTTGCCGTGGACAAAAAAGAAGCATTCCGCGCCTACTCGCGAGCGGCAGAGAAGGGTTACGCCAGGGCTGAGTATAGAATTGGCATGCAATTTGAAAGTGCAGGCGAACCTGAAAAGGCTATTCGGCATTACAGAAAAGGTGTCAACCTGGGTGATTCCGCTTCATACTAT CGTCTCGGTATgatgatgcttcttggtcaaCATGGCCAGTCGCAAGACTACCAGATGGGCCTGGATTACATCCACTATGCTGCGGAGTCCTGTGACGAGAATGCCCCTCAGGGAGCCTAT GTCTatggtatgcttttggcgCGTGAATTAAATCAAGTGAGCGTTCCTGAGCAGTTCCTCCCCCTCGATCTTAATGCTGCTCGCGTCAATATCGAAAAAGCCGCATATCACGGATTCGCCAAAGCCCAGGTGAAGATTGGCGCCGCGTACGAGCTGTGTCAGCTCGGTTGTGATTTTAATCCTGCATTATCCCTGCATTATAATGCTCTGGCTGCACGTCAGGGTGAACCGGAAGCGGAGATGGCAATTAGCAAGTGGTTCCTTTGCGGACACGAGGGAGTATTCGAAAAGAACGACGAGTTGGCTTTCAAATACGCCCAACGCGCCGCTCAGAGCGGTTTCCCTACTGCTGAATTCGCCTTGGGATACTTCTACGAAGTTGGAATCTGTGTGCCTGTCGATATCAAGGAGGCTAGAAGCTGGTACTCTAAAGCCGCGGCAAGTGGGAACAAGGATGCGACAAACCGGATCGATAGTATTTCTCGGTCCAAGACGTTGTCCAAGAAGGATCACGAAAAGGTCGCTATTGCTAGGATTAAATCTCGGTATGGATCTCAGCGACCCGGCAATCTAGGGCCAACACCGGAAAACATTGAAATGCCCGATCCCTCAAAAATGAGTCTTTCTGACAACAGCCCTGCTTCATCTGCGGCACCTTATCCCGACAGGCCAAGCTCCAGGGCTCGGCCGCCCTATGGAGCTGCGATGCCGGATCCCCGGCCAAGCTCTGCATTCACGATCAACCCCAACATTCGCGCTAATGCGCCCCCTTACAACCGAGCTGCGTCCTATGGGGCAGGGCCCATGGGCCACCGTCAACCAAGCGGCACCAGAACACCaaccaccgccaccgcccCTACGAGCCCGTCGAGTATGCGCAGCCCTTCGGCCACGCCTAAACTCGATGTCGGCTACTCGGCACCCTTGGAGTCTCCAGGGGCTGATCCTCGCCGCCGGCCTCCGCGTCTTGATGGGGCTCCTGATCGGAAGCCTGCAAGAACCCCTGTTTCTCCGCCCTCGCAAGGCTCTGTGGCTTCCCCTCGACCAGCCATATCATCGCCGTCTGctgcttccttttcttcacAGTCTGTCCAAACGCCAGCCAAAGAATCTGCGCCATCCACACCTAAGCCGCcgacttcctcttcttcgactTCGGCAAGCCAGAAGCCCGGACTGCCGGGCAAAGGTCCCAAGACGTTTGAAGAGATGGGAGTTCCTACTGTCCAGAAGGACAACGATTGC ATTGTCATGTGA
- a CDS encoding putative TBP interacting domain protein (COG:T;~EggNog:ENOG410PRCG;~InterPro:IPR040461,IPR010776,IPR036388;~PFAM:PF07106;~go_process: GO:0007131 - reciprocal meiotic recombination [Evidence IEA]), producing MDMHRLTWIQPGLVGKQNRPYSAIDISSNLHNKVTKAYAAKALRELHQNKEIEGRVAGKQTVYHALQDSSDEDTSEVIANLDEKIKQLEEKLTTLKTDEKNLRAELATLRSKPLLSELRQDIGRLEKEKESILARLDEFHGHDSSAQVSPEKRAEVEREWKRWQRQVNMRRRICRDMWMKCSEVVPEGMTREELWESLGLEGDCKW from the exons ATGGATATGCATCGACTAACCTGGATCCAACCGGGTTTGGTAGGAAAGCAAAA TCGCCCATATTCG GCGATCGATATATCGTCAAACCTGCACAACAAGGTTACCAAGG CATATGCCGCAAAAGCCCTACGTGAATTACATCAGAACAAAGAGATTGAAGGACGGGTAGCTG gaaaaCAAACTGTTTATCATGCTCTGCAGGACTCATCCGACGAAGACACAAGCGAAGTCATAGCGAACCTCGATGAGAAAATCAAGCAATTGGAAGAGAAACTCACAACCCTGAAGACCGATGAGAAAAACTTGCGAGCTGAGCTGGCAACCCTTCGCTCCAAGCCTTTACTCTCCGAACTCCGACAGGATATCGGCCGACtcgaaaaagagaaagaatcaATTCTTGCGCGATTGGATGAATTTCACGGGCATGATTCGTCGGCGCAGGTATCACCGGAGAAACGAGCTGAAGTCGAGCGAGAATGGAAGCGTTGGCAGAGACAGGTCAATATGCGCCGCCGTATCTGCCGTGATATGTGGATGAAATGTTCGGAGGTCGTACCTGAAGGCATGACTCGTGAGGAGCTATGG GAATCCTTGGGGCTTGAGGGTGATTGCAAATGGTAG